The genomic region CAGTCAAGAAAGCAAAGTGCATGTCTTCCTTATGACTGTTATTCTAGTGGGtctaagagggaagaaaaaactaGGGAGTATTAGTAAATCAGTAAGTGCTGTGGGGGAACATAAAGCAGAATAAGACAGATGGGAAGAATGGAAagtgtggggagtggggaggaattATTTTTACATTGGGTGATAGGAAGGCCTCACCCAACAGAGTGACATTCAAGCAGAGAACCCAAAGGGAATAAGAGAAAAGGCAAGCTTCACAGCTTCCTGGACAAAAACTTTCTAAGTTGAATAGAAcaccccctctcctcccattTGAGGTTTCCTTTGAGAGTGTGCACTctgctctctttctttcctccacccAAGTTCTTTCCCAGCTGTTCAAAGTTAGTTTTCCCCTTTCCTGCTTCTTTTCACAGAGACCTGAATCACTCCCAGGTTTAGAACAATGGATGCTATTATCCCAACCGCTTCCCAGATTTGCTCTTGGAAGATCATTTCTACCAGGACCTAAAATACTGTTCTGTGCCTGCACTCTGAGCTTTTATAACTTAACTGGGTAGAAGCCCACTTATTGTAAGGCTGCTAAGGAAAAGACGAGGGGGCTTTTAATTGATGTTGCTTTTGTCTGGAGTGTGGGTTGTCTTAGTTGTCCTGCAGCCATCTGGTTTCAAACCTACCACCCTCCTATTAAACTGTTGGACCTGTGGTTCTAAATGGGTCACATTTCCATAAGAGTCTGCTGACCCCTTTCTTTGCTTTGGAAAGAATAACAAAAGGATAAACGGTGTGGTACAGACATGACCCTTGCACTGGATTATCAAGGCCTCATCCCATGGCCCAGGTGTGAAACCCCGATATTTCTGAACAAAGCATTTACTTGTCCTCACCCCTGAATATTGTCTTTTCTTCAGGCAGCAAGATCCCAAATGAGATGGAGACTCTTGGGAAAGTCATGTTTAAATACCTCTCGTGTGAAGAACTGTCCTGCTGGCAAATCTGGAAACACACCACAAATGATTTAACTCTGCAAAGGAAGAGTTCCTGGTTCCTGCAAGGTGATTCTCTTCAAGTTTCTGAAGATGAGAACCATATAATGAATCATAAAGGAGATCACTTCGGTTGCCTTGAGAATCAGGAGTTTTTGATTCCGACAGCCCAGGCTTCCTGTGGGAGTAGGTGTCTGAGCGAGTCAGAGAATCCAAGCAGAGGTAGACAGATGAATGTGAAAAATCATCTGCATGTATGTGAAGGCTTCACAAAGAATTCACCGCTGAGCGATCCTGGTAAAACTGACGCAAAACAGACACCCTGCAAAGGAGAGAGACCGCATCCGTGCAGAGTGTGTGGGGAGGGCTTCAGTCATGGTGCAGTGCTCCCAGTTCATCAGAAGGTTGACCCTGGAGAAAAATGCTCCCATCTGCAGACTCATCAGAGAATTCACCCAGGAGGGACTGTCAATAAATGTCCTAAATCTGGCGATGGTTTCCATCAGAACTCCTTTCACCCCCATCACTCCAACCCCACAGGAGAAAAGTCCTACAGGTGTGACAGTTGTGGCAAGGCCTTTGGTAGCAGCACAGGCCTCATCATCCATTACCGGACGCACACAGGGGAGAAACCTTACAGATGCGAGGCGTGCGGCAAATGCTTCAGCCAGAGTTCCAATTTTCAGTGCCATCAGAGAGTCCACACGGAAGAGAAGCCCTACAAGTGTGAAGAGTGCGGCAAGGGCTTCGGCTGGAGCGTCAACCTCCGTGTTCACCAGCGGGTCCACAGGGGCGAGAAACCCTACAAGTGTGAGGAGTGCGGGAAGGGCTTCACGCAGGCCGCCCATTACCACATACACCAGAGGGTCCACACCGGGGAGAAGCCCTATAAGTGCGACGTCTGCGGCAAGGGGTTCAGTCACAACTCGCCTCTGATTTGCCACCGGCGCGTCCACACTGGTGAGAAGCCCTACCGGTGCGAGGCCTGCGGCAAAGGCTTCACCCGGAACACGGACCTCCACATCCACTTCCGCGTCCATACGGGGGAGAAGCCCTACATCTGCAAGGAGTGTGGGAAGGGCTTCAGTCAGGCTTCAAATCTTCAAGTCCACCAGAACGTCCACACTGGGGAGAAGCGGTTCAAGTGCGAGACATGCGGGAAGGGCTTCAGCCAGTCGTCCAAGCTCCAGACCCACCAGCGAGTCCACACCGGGGAGAAGCCCTACAGGTGCGACGTGTGTGGCAAGGACTTCAGTTACAGTTCCAATCTGAAGCTGCACCAGGTCATTCACACCGGAGAGAAACCATACACCTGCGAGGCATGCGGGAAGGGCTTCAGCTGGAGGTCCAACCTTCATGCTCATCAGCGAGTCCACTCGGGAGAGAAGCCCTACAAATGTGAGGCGTGTGACAAGAGCTTCAGTCAGGCCATAGACTTCCGGGTCCATCAGCGGGTCCACACAGGCGAGAAACCCTACAAGTGTGGTGTCTGTGGGAAGGGCTTCAGCCAGTCCTCGGGTCTTCAGTCCCATCAGAGGGTCCACACCGGGGAGAAGCCCTACAAATGCGATGTGTGTGGGAAGGGCTTCCGATACAGTTCCCAGTTTATTTACCACCAGAGGGGCCACACTGGCGAAAAGCCTTACAAGTGTGAGGAGTGCGGGAAAGGCTTTGGGCGGAGCCTGAACCTTCGCCACCACCAGAGGgtccacacaggagagaaaccccACAAGTGTGAGGAGTGCGGGAAGGCCTTCAGTCTCCCCTCCAATCTTCGAGTCCACCTGAGCGTCCACACCCGGGAGAAACTGTTTAAATGTGAGGATTGTGGGAAGGGCTTCAGTCAGAGTTCTCGGCTTCAAGCCCACCAGAGGGTCCACACAGGAGAAAAACCGTACAAGTGCAACATATGCGGTAAGGACTTCAGTCACCGTTCACGGCTGACATACCATCAGAAAGTCCACACTGgcaagaatctttaaaaatgagaaacgTGTTGACGGCTTCAGTCAGGATACACACATTCAGGGTTTTGGAGAGTCCATGCTGGTGATAAACTATAAAgcaagggtccccaacctctaagatctaatgcttgatgatctgagTTGGAGCTAAggatgtgcttgaatcatcccaaaaccattccCCCTACCTCTGGTCCTGGGTCCGCTGCTATAAAATATTGAGATGGAAAGGGATTCCTTCAGGTGGCTCTTTCTAGCAAATCCATTTAAAATGGTTGGTGACATAGAACCATAGATAGTAATAGGGAAAAAATAGGTTGTAACCCTCTTGGTAAGATCCCCTTGATTTAAATGATCTCAGagtgaatattggagaaggaaatggcaacccactccagtaatcttgcctggaaaacaccatggacagaggagcctggcaggctacagtccgtgggatcacaagagtcagacacgacttagcgactaaaccatccaCCACTACAAAGTGAATATATGCCTAAAGATAATATGTGAAAAGGATATTTGCCATATACTAGCTAGTTTtttggtgggagggtgggagtcAAGGAAGACTTGGGGTTATTTTTTCATCAATTtccattttatacttatttataatggtcattatttttactaatactgtaaaactatgaaaatgaataaaatactaaaagtttCATATAGCCAAGAATTTATaatatgactttattttgtaTGATAATATGAATTAAAACATATATCTGCCACAGATGGATATGAAGGAATGTTCATTGcatcattgtttataatagcaaacaAATAATCAGTTGGATTGCCCAagtattttatgatttatttatctaGTGCTAATTGTTAACGGATGTTGGAGGATATCCAGAAAACATTCACCTGGAGAAACAAAGCATGGGATTTTTGTGTGatctcattaaaaagaaaaggtaggtatttatttttactgatcTCTAAATGATGGAATTTTGCTTCATGtaaattttttatgtttctttaaactcgttttgaaataatttaacacATGCCAGAAATTGTAAAAACTATCTGAAATCTTTCATGTACCCTTTACTCAGATTCACCAGTTAACATATTTGAAACATATTCTCTTAAtgtatgtgaatgtgtatgtatgtgcacacGTGTTgacacatacttttaaaaactatttttaattggaggataactgctttacaatattatgttggtttccaCCATATATCAGCATTCATCAGCTATAggtgtacacatgtcccctccctcttgaacctccctcccacctccaaccccaccctctaggttgtcagcgGAACATTGGATTTGAGCTCCTGTGTCAtgcagcaaatttccactggctgtctGATTTTACACCTGGCAATGCATGTTTCAGTGCTCCTCTGTCAGGTTTTCCCACCTTCTTCCCACGCTGTGTCCGCAAGTctcttctctgtctgcatctccactgctgcctttCAGGTTGGTTCATCACTGCCATCCTTCTGGGTTCCATATGCATGTGTTaatcacagtatttgtctttctccttctgacttacttcactctgtataataggctctgggttcttccacctcattagaactgacaaatgcattcctttttatggctgagtaatattacattgacATGTACTTTTTCTTAACCATGAATATGTTCCAGTCCTTTTACCCTGTATTGATATATTGTAAGAACAAGGAAATTTACTTACATATCTACAAGTATAGCAGCACTCAGGAAAATTGAATATTGATATATAACATTGTCTAACCTCCAGACCTTATTCAAATTTATcagttctctctttcccttttctccctccctctcctttttatttattttttgataggtGACAGAACTAAAATCAACTTATGGGATCTTTAAAGAAAGGTCTATATTGCCTCCCATATAATTTAATTATTCACCATTTGAATATTCAGTTGTTGCTATACCAGTTACTGAAAATTTCCCTATTCCCCACTACTTTGCAGTGCCACTTTTGAAGAAAATCAGTGATTTAAATATGATTAGATAGATGTTTTGACTCTCAATTCCCTTTGACTGGTCTGCTTTTCAGTGATTTTACTAATACCACACTACTTCAACATAGCTTTGCAATGAGTCTTGGTATTTGGTAGAAGACATTTTCTCATCTTGTTCTTTTTAGGGGTGTCTTGGCAGCTTCCAGTTAGGATAATAGGAGATACAAACAGAACCCCCATGAAgtattgtttcttaaaaaaaaaacaactggaatCAAACCGTTCTAAGCCTTGGTTCACAGGGAAAATATGGAGAaatatttgtgacaacatgaatgaaactgtaggacataaactaaatgaaacaaGACAAAGACACTGCATGGCATCATTttatcttatatgtggaatccaaaggGGAAAAGTGTCAAACTTACTAGAGACAGTGAGTATAATAATGGTGGTGGCTGCCTGGGAATGGGGAGAGGTTAtaaaaagggtacaaactttcagcttTAAGATGAGTAAGATCTAAGGATCTAATCTATAGCttggtgactatagttgataatGCGATATTGTATAGTTGAAATTCGCTAAGAATAGATATTAAAGGGTCTCCCTGCACCCCCAGTTAGCTATGTGATGAGGTGTTAAGTAATTCATTTGTGGGAATCCTTTTACAGTATATATAAATTCaacacatatattaaaattttacttatcaattatacctcataAAGTTGGAAAAAAGGAGCTGAATTTGTTATGGTTATCTGAGCAGGATACTCCACTTTCACACCAACTTTTTGAATAATCATGGCTCAATGATTTAGACCAACCTGGAGAAAAAACATTCTGTAGTATTTATGATGGTTTTATTTGTTATGAtgattttacaaattgaaggtttgtggcaaaccCGTGTCAAGCAAGTCTTCTGCTACcacttttccaacagcattttaaaattaaggtacatacattattttttaatatgtaattgCATACCTTGACTACTATAGTGTAATATAGAACATTTCATAATTTGCTcgattgcagtggtctggaatcTAACCTAAAATATCtccgaggtatgcctgtattctaggcctttctttttcaaattacagTATTTCCCTCCCTTCTTGCTAATGCATCTTCTTTAATTTGCTAGAAACTCCAGCTTTCAAAAGGAGCAATTAAAGCCAACAAAAGTGGGAAactttgttatttgttttgtgGCTTGATCAAAGGTTACTTTTCCTTCTGGTGAGTTTTTAACATATTGGAATGACTAGGTCATGCCAAGTAAACATTGTCAGTGGTCTAAATGCATCCAGGTACAAgtaaaaaaacaataaaccaaGTTTGAGATTCTCTCTTCGCCGTTTTTTCATGCAGCCACATTTACTTTTCAGCCACACTTATTAGTAATGTAATGAAAACAACACCCCAGACCCTCcaaaagacaggaaggaaaagaaagatcaaGCTAAAACAGCACCTCGGTGAACTGAACGAGCTTCATTTTTCAAAGTTTCACTACTTTTGCCGAGGATTCTGGGAAGTGTAGTCCAGTGCGCCGGGTATTCAGCGCCACTTCCGTCCCCGAGGGTGGGCCTTGTTCCGGTGGGGGATTCTGGGAAGTGTAGTCCGGGAACAGCGTGCAGTCCGGGCACTTCCGCTACAGGAGTGAGAGGCTTCAGTATCTTCTGAGAGGTGAGTCAGTCAGTACCTGGAGTCTGGGTCTCTTCTGATCCTGTCTGGATGTGGAATACGCAGCTGCCGCCCTCGCCTTCACCCTCGTGAAACAGAAGCAATGGAGGGCAGGGATGACGGTTTTTGTGTCTGGCGTTTGGTGAGGTTCTCGGGTCCCCTGGTTGGGGGCAAAGCGGGGTAGCGCTCTCCGAGTTTGAGAGTCTCTCAGCCCCTTGGTTTTTCTCGCCTCCCTTACCTTGTGCACGCTCTGCCATCTCTTACGGATATACTCTTCGTAGAATTATCAGATTGCTCCGATTCACTTATGTAAAAAGTTAATAGTGTTACCTCCTTAGTTGGCATGTGATGAGATTCACGGGAAGCAAATGTGAAACTGCTTAGAACCGATCGCTGGCACCTGCTAAAAGTGGTTGATTGTTCAGTTTCTTCTTTCCGCGATGCTTTCAGTCCTTGAAAGCCTCTATGAGCCCCGGGTGTTCTGAGCTCCAGCTCAGAACCTCTCTAACCTCTGCAGAAAGAGGGTTTTCCGTGGATTCCTTTGACACCCACAGCCCTGatcttttttaaaggaagaagaggGTCTCACCTCTAGCCGGTGCATGGGGATGTCCGCTGTAAGATATCCTGGGCCCGAGACACACAACTGTGTCTTTTCATTCTCCCGTATTATCTTATCTCTCCATGCCTGACCCTGATTTCTCAAAGAGAACTCACAGAGAGGAGAGAGTGAGTGACGCACGAATCCTGGTACATTGTCCCAACGTGAGGGAATTTTATCTTGCCGTGTCATTTCTGCCAGGTGGGCAACAAGTTTCCTTCACTCATGAGCAGGTTTTGTCTACCAGATAAATGTTCCAATGTTTATAGAATAAATGGGAGGTTGGATGAGACCTGCTGATGAATGAGTAATAATAATCTGTTAACATAGTGAATGCCAGGTATTCTTCTACAGGCTTTATATgcattgtgaagtgaagtgaaagttgcttagttgtgtctgaatctttgcaaccccatggactgcagcgtgctaggcttccccatccttcaccatctcctggagtttgctcaaactgatgtccattgagttggcaatgacatccaaccatctagtcctctgtcgtctcctcctcctcctgccttcaatctttcccagcgtcagggtcttttctgatgagtcaggtctttgcatcaagtggccaaaggattggagcttcagtatcgatccttccaatgaatattcaggattgatttcctttaggattgactggtttgatctccttggagtccaagggactctcaaaagagtcttctccagcaccaccattcaagagcatcaattcttcgcgctcagccttctttatgatccaactctcatatccatacacgactactggaaaaaccatagctttgactatacagacttttgttgggaATCTCATTCATCAACCTGGTTCCAACCTATCTGGGGTCTACATGCATGTTAACCACCGTCATGTAGAGCCTGGATGGGTTGGAACCAGGTTGATGACTGAGGTTCCCGAAACCCAGAGGAAAAAATTGGAAGATGCAATTTATCTTCTCTCCTCCCAATCAGGAACAGCCTCAAGATTTTACAGCTCAGAGGAACCTCTGAGATGGTCCAGCCCAATCCTTGCCTGAGAAAGTGTGTCTTCTGTCATCCTTTGATTCCATGTGCAGAGTCTATATTCTCCAACTCCCCTTTCGTTTCTCCCCAGTGACACCCTTCTGTGTGATTAGAGACCTGGAGACCAGCCCTGGAATCAGAGTTGGAGTCATGTGCTCTGTGATTATCAGTAAAGTAATTGCATGAATCCTCAGCTTTCTCTTCCATTATATGGGGAAAATAATCATCATATCATCACTTATTGAGAGCTTGtgttatgtgccaagcactgagcCAAGCCTGTTTTCTTcccctgtttttttaaatttttttattaaaaaaatattttttaggctGCTCTTTGTGATTTGTGGGGttatagtttcctgaccagggtttgaacctatgccctctgcagtgaaagcacagtcttaaccactggaccaccagggaagtcctttcttctattttttaacttgagatgtaattcacatatactttttcttacaaaatatacaactttttagtatattcacaggattgta from Bos javanicus breed banteng chromosome 18, ARS-OSU_banteng_1.0, whole genome shotgun sequence harbors:
- the LOC133230718 gene encoding zinc finger protein 227 isoform X1 codes for the protein MSAAVYTGNVRRTQSFCPTSSFSSPVLNPERRERKDFLPPQSIAAVMPSQDSDFPQKEHEKMTEFQEAVTFKDVAVVFTEEELGLLDSAQRKLYQDVMVENFQNLVSVGHVLFKADMVSQLETEEKLWTMERETQRNGHSSEIHSAVTSGSKIPNEMETLGKVMFKYLSCEELSCWQIWKHTTNDLTLQRKSSWFLQGDSLQVSEDENHIMNHKGDHFGCLENQEFLIPTAQASCGSRCLSESENPSRGRQMNVKNHLHVCEGFTKNSPLSDPGKTDAKQTPCKGERPHPCRVCGEGFSHGAVLPVHQKVDPGEKCSHLQTHQRIHPGGTVNKCPKSGDGFHQNSFHPHHSNPTGEKSYRCDSCGKAFGSSTGLIIHYRTHTGEKPYRCEACGKCFSQSSNFQCHQRVHTEEKPYKCEECGKGFGWSVNLRVHQRVHRGEKPYKCEECGKGFTQAAHYHIHQRVHTGEKPYKCDVCGKGFSHNSPLICHRRVHTGEKPYRCEACGKGFTRNTDLHIHFRVHTGEKPYICKECGKGFSQASNLQVHQNVHTGEKRFKCETCGKGFSQSSKLQTHQRVHTGEKPYRCDVCGKDFSYSSNLKLHQVIHTGEKPYTCEACGKGFSWRSNLHAHQRVHSGEKPYKCEACDKSFSQAIDFRVHQRVHTGEKPYKCGVCGKGFSQSSGLQSHQRVHTGEKPYKCDVCGKGFRYSSQFIYHQRGHTGEKPYKCEECGKGFGRSLNLRHHQRVHTGEKPHKCEECGKAFSLPSNLRVHLSVHTREKLFKCEDCGKGFSQSSRLQAHQRVHTGEKPYKCNICVLIVNGCWRISRKHSPGETKHGIFV
- the LOC133230718 gene encoding zinc finger protein 227 isoform X2; this translates as MVENFQNLVSVGHVLFKADMVSQLETEEKLWTMERETQRNGHSSEIHSAVTSGSKIPNEMETLGKVMFKYLSCEELSCWQIWKHTTNDLTLQRKSSWFLQGDSLQVSEDENHIMNHKGDHFGCLENQEFLIPTAQASCGSRCLSESENPSRGRQMNVKNHLHVCEGFTKNSPLSDPGKTDAKQTPCKGERPHPCRVCGEGFSHGAVLPVHQKVDPGEKCSHLQTHQRIHPGGTVNKCPKSGDGFHQNSFHPHHSNPTGEKSYRCDSCGKAFGSSTGLIIHYRTHTGEKPYRCEACGKCFSQSSNFQCHQRVHTEEKPYKCEECGKGFGWSVNLRVHQRVHRGEKPYKCEECGKGFTQAAHYHIHQRVHTGEKPYKCDVCGKGFSHNSPLICHRRVHTGEKPYRCEACGKGFTRNTDLHIHFRVHTGEKPYICKECGKGFSQASNLQVHQNVHTGEKRFKCETCGKGFSQSSKLQTHQRVHTGEKPYRCDVCGKDFSYSSNLKLHQVIHTGEKPYTCEACGKGFSWRSNLHAHQRVHSGEKPYKCEACDKSFSQAIDFRVHQRVHTGEKPYKCGVCGKGFSQSSGLQSHQRVHTGEKPYKCDVCGKGFRYSSQFIYHQRGHTGEKPYKCEECGKGFGRSLNLRHHQRVHTGEKPHKCEECGKAFSLPSNLRVHLSVHTREKLFKCEDCGKGFSQSSRLQAHQRVHTGEKPYKCNICVLIVNGCWRISRKHSPGETKHGIFV
- the LOC133230718 gene encoding zinc finger protein 227 isoform X3, which translates into the protein MVSQLETEEKLWTMERETQRNGHSSEIHSAVTSGSKIPNEMETLGKVMFKYLSCEELSCWQIWKHTTNDLTLQRKSSWFLQGDSLQVSEDENHIMNHKGDHFGCLENQEFLIPTAQASCGSRCLSESENPSRGRQMNVKNHLHVCEGFTKNSPLSDPGKTDAKQTPCKGERPHPCRVCGEGFSHGAVLPVHQKVDPGEKCSHLQTHQRIHPGGTVNKCPKSGDGFHQNSFHPHHSNPTGEKSYRCDSCGKAFGSSTGLIIHYRTHTGEKPYRCEACGKCFSQSSNFQCHQRVHTEEKPYKCEECGKGFGWSVNLRVHQRVHRGEKPYKCEECGKGFTQAAHYHIHQRVHTGEKPYKCDVCGKGFSHNSPLICHRRVHTGEKPYRCEACGKGFTRNTDLHIHFRVHTGEKPYICKECGKGFSQASNLQVHQNVHTGEKRFKCETCGKGFSQSSKLQTHQRVHTGEKPYRCDVCGKDFSYSSNLKLHQVIHTGEKPYTCEACGKGFSWRSNLHAHQRVHSGEKPYKCEACDKSFSQAIDFRVHQRVHTGEKPYKCGVCGKGFSQSSGLQSHQRVHTGEKPYKCDVCGKGFRYSSQFIYHQRGHTGEKPYKCEECGKGFGRSLNLRHHQRVHTGEKPHKCEECGKAFSLPSNLRVHLSVHTREKLFKCEDCGKGFSQSSRLQAHQRVHTGEKPYKCNICVLIVNGCWRISRKHSPGETKHGIFV